From the genome of Bacteroides sp. MSB163, one region includes:
- the nusG gene encoding transcription termination/antitermination protein NusG produces the protein MSEIEKKWYVLRAISGKEAKVREYLEADIKNSDLGDYVSQVLIPTEKVYQVRNGKKIVKERSYLPGYVLVEAALVGEVAHHLRNTPNVIGFLGGSDKPVPLRQSEVNRILGTVDELQDAGEELNIPYIVGETVKVNYGPFSGFSGIIEEVNTEKKKLKVMVKIFGRKTPLELGFMQVEKE, from the coding sequence ATGTCTGAGATTGAAAAAAAATGGTACGTCCTGCGTGCTATTAGCGGAAAAGAAGCTAAGGTAAGGGAATACCTTGAAGCTGATATTAAAAACAGCGACCTTGGTGATTACGTATCTCAGGTATTGATTCCTACCGAAAAGGTTTATCAGGTTCGCAATGGAAAGAAAATTGTGAAAGAGAGAAGTTATCTCCCTGGTTACGTTTTGGTGGAGGCTGCTCTGGTAGGTGAGGTCGCTCATCACTTGAGAAATACTCCTAATGTGATTGGATTCTTGGGTGGATCGGATAAACCTGTTCCTCTGAGACAATCGGAAGTGAATCGTATACTTGGTACGGTGGACGAATTGCAGGATGCCGGTGAAGAACTGAATATCCCGTATATAGTCGGTGAAACTGTGAAAGTAAATTACGGCCCGTTCAGCGGATTCAGTGGTATCATTGAAGAAGTGAACACCGAGAAGAAGAAACTTAAGGTTATGGTAAAGATATTCGGACGGAAAACTCCGCTCGAATTGGGCTTTATGCAAGTTGAAAAAGAATAA
- the hpf gene encoding ribosome hibernation-promoting factor, HPF/YfiA family — protein sequence MEVRIQSIHFDASEQLQAFVQKKAVKLEKYYDDIKKVEVSLKVVKPETAENKEAGIKVIVPNGEFYASKICNTFEEAIDLSVEALEKQLVKHKEKQRSK from the coding sequence ATGGAAGTAAGAATTCAGTCAATTCACTTTGATGCGTCAGAGCAATTGCAGGCTTTTGTTCAGAAAAAAGCGGTAAAATTGGAAAAGTATTACGATGATATAAAGAAAGTAGAGGTGTCATTAAAGGTTGTGAAGCCGGAGACTGCAGAGAATAAAGAAGCAGGTATAAAAGTGATTGTTCCCAATGGGGAGTTTTATGCAAGCAAAATCTGCAATACGTTTGAAGAGGCGATTGATTTGAGTGTTGAAGCCTTGGAAAAACAGCTGGTTAAACACAAGGAAAAACAACGGAGCAAATAA
- the rplK gene encoding 50S ribosomal protein L11 produces the protein MAKEVAGLIKLQIKGGAANPSPPVGPALGSKGINIMEFCKQFNARTQDKAGKILPVIITYYADKSFDFVIKTPPVAIQLLEVAKVKSGSAEPNRKKVAELTWEQVRAIAQDKMVDLNCFTVEAAMSMVAGTARSMGIAVKGEFPVNN, from the coding sequence ATGGCTAAAGAAGTTGCTGGACTAATCAAATTACAGATTAAAGGAGGCGCGGCAAACCCATCACCTCCCGTAGGCCCCGCTTTGGGTTCTAAGGGTATTAATATCATGGAGTTTTGCAAGCAATTCAACGCCAGAACCCAGGACAAAGCAGGAAAGATCCTTCCTGTGATTATCACTTACTACGCAGATAAGTCTTTCGATTTTGTAATCAAGACTCCTCCCGTTGCTATTCAATTACTTGAAGTGGCTAAGGTAAAGAGTGGTTCTGCTGAGCCTAACCGTAAGAAAGTTGCCGAGCTTACTTGGGAACAAGTTCGTGCGATTGCTCAGGACAAGATGGTTGACTTAAACTGTTTCACTGTAGAAGCTGCCATGTCAATGGTTGCTGGTACAGCTAGAAGTATGGGTATCGCTGTAAAAGGGGAGTTCCCGGTTAATAACTAA
- the secE gene encoding preprotein translocase subunit SecE yields the protein MKKIVAYFKETYDELVHKVSWPTYSELTNSAVVVLYASLLIALVVFAMDFCFQNVMEKIIYPH from the coding sequence ATGAAGAAGATTGTAGCTTATTTTAAAGAAACTTACGACGAACTTGTACATAAAGTATCGTGGCCTACGTATTCTGAACTTACTAACAGTGCAGTAGTTGTTTTATATGCTTCCCTGCTTATTGCTCTGGTAGTATTTGCGATGGACTTCTGTTTCCAGAACGTAATGGAGAAAATTATTTATCCACACTAA
- the tuf gene encoding elongation factor Tu, whose translation MAKEKFERKKPHVNIGTIGHVDHGKTTLTAAITTVLAKKGLSEVKSFDQIDNAPEEKERGITINTSHVEYETANRHYAHVDCPGHADYVKNMVTGAAQMDGAIIVVAATDGPMPQTREHILLARQVNVPKLVVFMNKCDMVDDEEMLELVEMEMRELLAAYEFDGDNTPIIRGSALGALNGVEKWEDKVMELMDAVDTWIPLPPRDVDKPFLMPVEDVFSITGRGTVATGRIETGVIHVGDEVEILGLGEDKKSVVTGVEMFRKLLDQGEAGDNVGLLLRGIDKNEIKRGMVLCKPGQIKPHSKFKASIYVLKKEEGGRHTPFHNKYRPQFYLRTMDCTGEITLPEGTEMVMPGDNVEINVELIYPVALNVGLRFAIREGGRTVGSGQITEILD comes from the coding sequence ATGGCTAAAGAGAAATTCGAACGTAAAAAACCGCACGTAAACATCGGTACAATCGGTCACGTTGACCACGGTAAAACCACGTTGACTGCTGCTATCACTACAGTGTTGGCAAAGAAAGGTCTTTCAGAAGTTAAGTCTTTCGACCAGATCGATAATGCTCCTGAAGAAAAAGAAAGAGGTATCACTATTAATACTTCTCACGTAGAGTATGAAACTGCTAACCGTCACTATGCTCACGTAGACTGTCCGGGTCACGCCGACTACGTAAAGAACATGGTAACTGGTGCCGCTCAGATGGACGGTGCTATCATTGTAGTTGCTGCTACTGATGGTCCGATGCCTCAAACTCGTGAGCACATCTTGTTGGCTCGTCAGGTAAACGTACCGAAGCTTGTTGTATTCATGAACAAGTGCGATATGGTTGACGATGAGGAAATGTTGGAACTCGTTGAAATGGAAATGCGCGAACTGTTGGCTGCATACGAATTTGACGGTGACAATACTCCTATCATCCGTGGTTCAGCTCTTGGTGCATTGAACGGTGTGGAAAAATGGGAAGACAAGGTTATGGAACTGATGGATGCAGTTGATACTTGGATTCCGCTGCCTCCGCGTGATGTTGATAAACCGTTCTTGATGCCGGTTGAAGACGTATTCTCTATTACTGGTCGTGGTACTGTTGCTACTGGTCGTATCGAAACTGGCGTTATTCACGTAGGTGATGAAGTTGAAATCCTTGGTTTGGGTGAAGATAAGAAGTCTGTTGTAACTGGTGTTGAAATGTTCCGTAAATTGTTGGATCAGGGTGAAGCTGGTGATAACGTAGGCTTGTTGCTTCGTGGTATTGATAAGAACGAAATCAAACGTGGTATGGTTCTGTGTAAACCGGGTCAGATTAAGCCTCACTCTAAATTCAAAGCTTCTATCTATGTTTTGAAGAAAGAAGAAGGTGGCCGTCACACTCCGTTCCACAACAAATATCGTCCTCAATTCTATCTGCGTACTATGGACTGTACAGGTGAAATTACTCTTCCGGAAGGAACTGAAATGGTAATGCCTGGTGATAACGTAGAAATCAACGTAGAATTGATCTACCCGGTAGCTTTGAACGTAGGTTTGCGTTTCGCTATCCGTGAAGGTGGTCGTACGGTAGGTTCTGGTCAGATTACTGAAATTCTTGACTAA
- the rplL gene encoding 50S ribosomal protein L7/L12, whose amino-acid sequence MADLKAFAEQLVNLTVKEVNELATILKEEYGIEPAAAAVAVAAGPAAGGAAAAEEKTSFDVVLKSAGSAKLQVVKAVKEACGLGLKEAKDLVDGAPSVVKEGLAKDEAESLKKTLEEAGAEVELK is encoded by the coding sequence ATGGCAGATTTGAAAGCTTTTGCAGAACAATTAGTTAACTTGACAGTAAAAGAAGTTAATGAACTTGCAACTATCCTTAAAGAAGAATATGGTATTGAACCTGCTGCTGCAGCTGTAGCTGTTGCTGCTGGTCCTGCAGCTGGTGGTGCTGCTGCCGCTGAAGAAAAAACTTCTTTTGATGTAGTATTGAAGAGCGCTGGATCAGCTAAACTTCAGGTTGTTAAAGCCGTGAAGGAAGCTTGTGGTCTTGGCTTGAAAGAAGCTAAGGACTTGGTAGACGGTGCTCCTAGCGTAGTAAAAGAAGGTTTGGCTAAAGACGAAGCAGAATCATTGAAGAAAACATTGGAAGAAGCTGGAGCTGAAGTTGAACTTAAATAA
- the rplA gene encoding 50S ribosomal protein L1 — protein sequence MGKLTKKQKLAAEKIEAGKAYSLKEAASLVKEITYTKFDASLDIDVRLGVDPRKANQMVRGVVSLPHGTGKVVRVLVLCTPDAEAAAKEAGADYVGLDEYIEKIKGGWTDVDVIITMPSIMGKIGALGRVLGPRGLMPNPKSGTVTMDVAKAVREVKQGKIDFKVDKSGIVHTSIGKVSFSVDQIRDNAKEFISTLNKLKPTAAKGTYIKSIYLSSTMSAGIKIDPKSVEEI from the coding sequence ATGGGTAAACTGACAAAAAAACAAAAGTTGGCTGCAGAAAAAATTGAAGCAGGGAAAGCATACTCACTGAAAGAAGCTGCATCTTTGGTAAAGGAAATCACTTATACCAAGTTTGATGCTTCACTGGATATCGACGTGCGTTTGGGCGTTGATCCGCGTAAGGCGAACCAGATGGTGAGAGGTGTTGTATCACTTCCTCATGGCACTGGTAAAGTTGTGCGCGTTTTGGTGCTTTGTACACCGGATGCTGAAGCTGCTGCAAAAGAAGCCGGAGCGGACTATGTTGGTCTTGACGAATATATTGAAAAGATCAAAGGTGGATGGACAGATGTGGATGTAATCATCACTATGCCTTCTATCATGGGTAAAATTGGTGCACTCGGTCGTGTGCTCGGTCCTCGCGGATTGATGCCTAACCCGAAGAGTGGTACTGTAACTATGGATGTTGCTAAAGCTGTAAGAGAAGTAAAGCAAGGTAAGATCGACTTCAAGGTTGACAAGAGTGGTATTGTTCATACTTCAATTGGTAAAGTTTCATTTAGCGTTGATCAAATTCGTGATAATGCGAAAGAATTCATCTCTACTTTGAATAAATTGAAACCGACCGCAGCCAAGGGTACATATATTAAGAGTATTTATCTTTCTAGCACAATGAGTGCAGGTATCAAGATTGACCCGAAATCAGTAGAAGAAATCTAA
- the rplJ gene encoding 50S ribosomal protein L10: MRKEDKSTIIEQIAATVKEYNHFYLIDITAMNAAATSALRRECFKSDIKLMLIKNTLLHKALESLEEDYSPLYNCLKGTTAIMFCNTANLPAKLIKAKAKDGIPGLKAAYAEESFYVGADQLDALVSIKSKNEVIADIVALLQSPAKNVISALQSGGNTLHGVLKTLGERTEA; this comes from the coding sequence ATGAGAAAGGAAGATAAAAGTACGATTATTGAGCAGATTGCTGCTACAGTAAAGGAATATAATCACTTCTATTTGATAGACATCACTGCAATGAACGCTGCCGCTACAAGCGCGTTGAGAAGAGAATGTTTCAAATCAGACATCAAATTGATGCTGATTAAGAATACATTGCTTCACAAAGCATTGGAGAGTCTGGAAGAAGATTATTCTCCGCTTTATAATTGCTTGAAGGGTACTACAGCTATTATGTTCTGTAATACTGCCAACTTACCAGCTAAGTTGATTAAAGCAAAAGCTAAAGACGGTATTCCCGGACTGAAAGCTGCATATGCAGAAGAAAGCTTCTATGTTGGTGCTGACCAGTTGGATGCTCTCGTTAGTATTAAGAGTAAGAATGAAGTTATTGCCGATATCGTTGCTTTGTTGCAATCACCGGCCAAGAATGTTATTTCTGCTCTCCAATCAGGTGGAAACACTCTTCACGGAGTTCTCAAAACTCTTGGTGAACGTACCGAAGCGTAA